The genomic segment ATGTCGATGAACGCGGCCTCCATGGACGGCAGCACGTTCTGGACCTTGCCCAGGTAGACGTTGCCGACGTACGAGGTGGCCTGCTCCTTGTTGACGTAGTGCTCCACGAGCACGTTGTCCTCGAGGACGCCGATCTGGGTGCGCTCGCCGTTCTGGCGGACGACCATCACGCGCTCGACGGCCTCACGGCGGGCCAGGAACTCGGCCTCCGTGATGATCGGGACGCGGCGGCGGCCCTGCTCGCGGCCCTCGCGGCGGCGCTGCTTCTTGGCCTCCAGGCGGGTCGAGCCCTTGATGGACTGGACCTCGTCGGCGCCGGTGCCGGGCTCGCGCTCCTCCTTCTTGCGGGGCTCTCGGACCTTGACGACCGTACGCTCCGGGTCGCCGTCGCCCGGCTCGCCCTCGGCGGAGTCACCGGCGCGGCGACGGCGGCGACGACGGCGACGGCTGCTGCTGGAACCGGCACCGCCGGACTCCGCGGCGTCGTCGGCGCCGTTGGTGTCGTCGTGCTCATCGGACTCGTCGGCCTCGTCGGACGCGCCCTCGTCGGAGTGCTCCTGCTGGTCGGCGGCGGCAGAGGTGTCGGCGTCGTCGGACTCGCCCGACGCGTCGTTCTGCTCGTTGTCCTGGTCGGCGGAGTCACCGCGGCGACGGCGACGGCCACCGCGACGGCGACGGCGGCCCTGGCGCTCGCCGGACTCCTCCGTGTCGTCGTCGGATTCGGCCTGCTCGGCGGCGGCCTCCTCGGGCTCCTCGGCCTGCTGCTCCTCGACAGGGGCGGCCTTGACGGGCTCGCGCTCCTCGGCGTCGGGCTGCTCGTCCGCGGCGCGACGGCGGCGGCGACGGCGCGGCGTCGTCTCCTCCTCGGCGACGGGGGCGGGCGTGGGCTCGGGCTCGGCGGGCGTGTCCTCGGCGGCCTCGGCGGCGGCTGCCGCGGCGGCGCGCTCCGGGGTCTGGAACATCGGCTCGGCGAACACCGGGGCCTGGAAGACGGCGACGGCGGGGCGGGCGGGCTTGCGGCCGCCGTCCTCGCCGGACTCCTCGGCGCGCTGGGCCTTGCGGGCCTTGTGTCCGGACGGCGCGGAGAACCCGGTGGCCGCGGCCTTGCGGGTGGCGCGGCGGCGACGGCCGCGGGGCGCCTCGTCCTCGGCCGCGTCGGCTGCGGCTTCGTCGGCCGGTGCCTTCTCGGCGGCGGCCGGCTGGTCGGCGAACTTGGCGGCGACCTCGTGCTCGGCGGTCTGCGGCGCACCGGCGGGCGCGGAGGTGCCACGGGTCGCACGGCGACGCGTGCGGCCCTTGGGCGCGTCCTCCTCGGCCACCGGCTCAGCCTGCGCGGGGGCCACGGGGGCCTCCTCGACGGCGGCCGTCTCCTCGGCGGGGGTCTGCGGCTCCGCGGCGGGCGCGGAGGCGCCACGGGTCGCACGACGGCGCGCACGGCCCTTGGGCGCGTCCTCCTCGGCCACCGGCTCAGCCTGCGCGGGGGCCACGGGGGCCTCCTCGACGGCGGCCGTCTCCTCGGCGGTGGTCCGCGGCTCCGCGGCGGGCGCGGAGGTGCCACGGGTGGCGCGACGGCGCGTGCGGCCCTTGGGCGCGTCCTCCTCGGCGACCGGCTCGGCCTGCGCGGGCGTCTCCTCCGCGGCGGCCTGCGGCGCACCGGCGGGGGCGGAGGCGCGGCGCGTGGCGCGGCGGCGCGGGCGGGCGGCGGGGGCCTCGGCGGCCTCCTCCTGCGGGGTGGCCTCGGGTGCCGCATCGGCGGCGGGCGCGGGTGCGGCGGCGGGCTCAGCGGCCTCGGTGGCCTCGACCGCCTGCGGCGCGCCCGCCGGGGCGGAGGCGCGGCGGGTGGCACGGCGGCGTGCGCGGGGCGCGGGGGCCTCGCCGGCCTCGGGCGTCTGCGCGGGCTCCTCGGCCGCTGCCGCGGCGGGGGCCTCTTCGGAGGCGGGGGTGGCCGGTATGGCCGGAGCCGCGGCGTCGGCGGCGCCGGTCGGCGGGCCCGCCGGACGCGATGCGGCGCGGCGCCTGCGGCGCGGCGGCAGGGTGTCGCTGGGGGTGTTGTTGTCCGAGCCCTCGGTGGGTTCGTTCGGCTCAAGCATGCGGGCGGTTCTCCCGTCACGCTCCCGGGCGCCGCGCCTGGTCCGGTGATGTCGCGGCTCGCGCTGTGCGCGGGGCCGCCATCCGGGGGCGTGGGCGCCGCACGGGAGCTCTATGTCTTGTCTCGCCGGTTCCGTACGCCCATGTGCGGACGGCCTGGCGAAAGTCTCGGTCAGTGCGCTGCCCGACCCAGGTGGCTCCCGAGTACGAGGGCGGCGCGGTGACGTACGTCCTTACCGGGGGCCTTCCGGCGCCGGCGCCTTCGCGGCGGCAGGTACGGCGGCCGTGGGTGGAGCGGCCGTGTCTGCCTCGCGGTCGGGCGCGAGCGGGTCGGTCACCGTGCCGGTCTCTTCATCGAAAAGCCCCTGCGCCAGCCTGGTCACCGCTGCGGGGACCGGCGGCGCCAGGTCGGCCACAGCTCGGAGACCGGACAGGACGTCGTCAGGTCGTACGGCAGGTGTCACGTGCCGAACAACCAGCCGCAGTATCGCACAGGGCTTGTCGCTCGGCCTATCGGTGTCGGCGGCGGACGGTCCGTCGTCGACGGTCAGGCTCACCACGGCCTCGCGCGCGTCGAAGGTGCGCATGCCGTTCTTCGTGCGGCGCTGGACCTCGACCTTCTCGGCCGCCGTGAACTGCTCGGCGGCGCGCTGCGCCACCGCGGGCTCCACGCCGTCCAGGCGCAGCTCCCATACGGAGGCCGTCAGCCGGTCGGCGAGTCCCGAGGTGCGGGACTCGACGGCGTCGACGATGTCGAGCCCGGCGGGCATCGACTCGTCGAGGAGTTCGCGGAGCTTGTCCGGGTCGCGCGGTGCGGTGAGCGCGATCTCCAGGTACTCGGCCTCACTGCCCGTGCCGGTGGGTGCGGCATTGGCGTACGACACCTTGGGGTGCGGGGTGAAGCCCGCCGAGTACGCCATGGGCACCTCGGCGCGGCGCAGCGCACGCTCGAAGGCGCGCTGGAAGTCACGGTGGCTGGTGAACCGGAGGCGGCCGCGCTTGGTGTAGCGCAGTCGGATGCGCTGCACCGCGGGTGCGGGCGGCGGGCCTACGGGCTGTCGCTTGCCCAGTGTCGTCAGTCCTTCATGAGTGCGGTCGTACTGCTGCCTAGAGTACGTGTGTCGGGCGTGTCGGGTTCCCGCCGGGCCACCGGAACCGCCTCGCGCGGCGCTCCGAACAGCATGCGCCGTACGTCGGCGCGCGCCTGACGGGCGGTGTCCCTGGCGGAGGCGAGGGCGCGCCGCGTGGTGCGGCCGACGCTCCGGGCGGCCGTGGCGACGGGCTTCCACAGCGCGTCGCGGATGACGTGCCCGACGGGCGTGAGCACCGTGCGGTACACCCACCTGACCGGCTCGACGAAGATCCACCGAAGGAGTGTGCCGAGGAAGCGGCCCACGGCGCGGGAGATGTGTCCGGCGATGCGCCACGCGTGTCCGAAGGCGTCGGCGATCTCCCGCGCGACGACGGCGATCGCCCGCCCGATGGGGGTGAGCACCCAGCGCCACAGGGCGACGAGGGGCACGACGAAGATCCAGCGGAGCAGCGTGGCGATGCCGCGGCCGACCGGCGAGAGCACGGCCCGGTACAGCCAGACGGCGGGCGCCACGATCAGCGTCCGCACCAGCCAGGCGATCGCGATGCCGACCGGCACGACGACGTACCGCCACAGCCCCACCCACGGCCACACGAACACGGCCTTGCCCAGCCAGACGAGGCCGACCCACAGGGCGTGTCCGACCGGCGTCAGCACGCGCGCGTAGAGCCACGTCGCGGGGATGACGAAGAGGACCCGGCCCAGCCAGGCGATGCCGTGTCCGATGGGCGTCAGCACGCGCGCGTAGAGCCACATCACCGGGATGACGAACAGGCCGCGGCCGAGCCAGGCGAGGCCCTTGCCGACCGGCACGAGCACGTACCGCCACAGGCCGACCCACGGCCACACGAAGACAACCTTGCACAGGAACGTCAGTACCGCGCCGATGGCCCGCCCGACGGGGCGCAGCGCGTTGCGGTAGAGGAAATTGCCGCACACGGCGAGCGCGTCCCACACCAGGCGCACGGGGACGACGAGCACGAGCACGACGATCCGCACCGGGATGCGGATCGCGACGGCGAGACATCCGTCGGCCTGCGCGGGCGCCAAGGGCGGTACGGGCGTCGCAGGCCGCGCGGGCAGCACGGGCTCCGCGACCTGCTGGTCAGGCCGTTTTTCCAGGTCCATGTTGTCCTAGACGCGCGCGGCGCCGGTTCGGATCCAGTACCGCAGTTTCCCGCTGCGTTCGTCCTCGAACGTGCCGCCCGCGGCCTCGATGACCTTGCGCGAGCCGATGTTGTCGGTGTCGCAGGTCACCAGGACGGATTCCAGGCCGAGTCGGGCGGCGTGCGGGAGGCAGGCGCGGAGCATGTCGGTGGCGTGGCCGCGGCGTCGGGCGGTGGGGCGGACGTCGTAGCCGATGTGGCCGCCGTACTCGCGCAGGAAGCGGGTGGCGATGGTGTGCCGGACGGTGATCCGGCCGAGGTAGGCGGCGCCGTCGACGTACCAGAGGGTCGTGACGGGGACGGAGTGCGCCGCGGTGGGGTGCTCGGCGGCGCGGACCTCGGCGACGTACGCCTCGAAGACCGCCGGGTCGCGCCAGCGCCGGCCGTACTCGCGCAGGGTGGCGCCGAGCGTCGTGTCGTCGTCGGGCCCGCCCCGGCCCTCGGCCCGGAACTCCTCCATCGCGGCGATGAAGGAGCGGTGCACCAGGCCGGAGGGCGGGGCGAGTCGAGGCACTGTCAGGTGTCTCGGCTACTTCACGACGGTGAGCGGCAGGAGCTTCTTGCCGGTGGGGCCGATCTGGATGTGCGTGTCCATCTGCGGGCAGACGCCGCAGTCGAAGCACGGGGTCCAGCGGCAGTCCTCGACCTCGGTCTCGTCGAGCGAGTCCTGCCAGTCCTCCCAGAGCCAGTCCTTGTCGAGGCCGGAGTCCAGGTGGTCCCAGGGCAGCACTTCTTCGTAGGTGCGCTCGCGCGTGGTGTACCAGTCGACGTCGACGCCCATCTCGGGCAGCGTCTTCTCGGCGCAGCGCATCCAGCGCTCGTACGAGAAGTGCTCACGCCAGCCGTCGAAGCGGCCGCCCTCTTCGTAGACGGCGCGGATGACGGCGCCGATGCGGCGGTCGCCGCGCGAGAGCAGGCCCTCGACGATGCCGGGCTTGCCGTCGTGGTAGCGGAAGCCGATCGAGCGGCCGTACTTCTTGTCGCCGCGGATCTTGTCGCGGAGCTTCTCCAGGCGGGCGTCCGTCTCCTCGGAGGAGAGCTGCGGGGCCCACTGGAAGGGCGTGTGGGGCTTCGGCACGAAGCCGCCGATCGACACCGTGCAGCGGATGTCGTTCGATCCCGAGACCTCGCGGCCCTTCTGGATGACCTTGGTCGCCATGTCGGCGATCTGCAGGACGTCGTCGTCGGTCTCGGTGGGCAGGCCGCACATGAAGTACAGCTTCACCTGGCGCCAGCCGTTGCCGTACGCGGTCGAGACGGTGCGGATGAGGTCTTCCTCGGACACCATCTTGTTGATGACCTTGCGCATGCGCTCGGAGCCGCCCTCGGGGGCGAAGGTCAGGCCCGACCTGCGGCCGTTCCTGGTCAGCTCGTTGGCGAGGTCCACGTTGAAGGCGTCGACACGGGTCGAGGGGAGGGACAGGCCGATCTTGTCCTCCTCGTACCGGTCGGCGAGGCCCTTGGCGACCTCGGCGATCTCGCTGTGGTCGGCGGAGGAGAGCGAGAGCAGGCCGACCTCCTCGAAGCCGGTCGCCTTGAGGCCCTTGTCCACCATGTCGCCGATGCCGGTGATGCTTCGCTCCCGTACGGGGCGCGTGATCATGCCGGCCTGGCAGAAACGGCAGCCGCGGGTGCAGCCGCGGAAGATCTCCACGGACATGCGCTCGTGGACGGTCTCGGCGAGCGGGACGAGGGGCTGCTTCGGGTAGGGCCACTCGTCGAGGTCCATGACGGTGTGCTTGGACACGCGCCACGGCACGCCGCTGCGGTTGGGGACGACGCGGCCGATGCGGCCGTCCGGGAGGTACTCGACGTCGTAGAACGCCGGGATGTAGACGGAGCCGGTCCTGGCGAGGCGGAAGAGGACCTCCTCGCGGCCGCCGGGGCGGCCCTCGGCCTTCCAGGCGCGGATGATCTCCGTCATGTCGAGCACGGCCTGCTCGCCGTCGCCGATGATCGCGGCGTCGATGAACTCGGCGATCGGCTCGGGGTTGAAGGCGGCGTGACCGCCCGCGAGGACGATGGGGTCCTCGACGGTGCGGTCCTTGGCCTCCAGCGGGATGCCCGCGAGGTCCAGGGCGGTCAGCATGTTCGTGTACCCGAGCTCGGTGGAGAAGCTCAGGCCGAAGACGTCGAAGGCGCCGACGGGGCGGTGCGAGTCGACGGTGAACTGGGGCACCTGGTGCTCGCGCATCAGGGCCTCCAGGTCGGGCCACACGCTGTAGGTGCGCTCGGCGAGCACGCCCTCGCGCTCGTTGAGGACCTCGTAGAGGATCATGACGCCCTGGTTGGGCAGTCCCACCTCGTACGCGTCGGGGTACATGAGCGCCCAGCGGACGTCGCAGGATTCCCACGGCTTGACGGTGGAGTTCAGCTCACCGCCGACGTACTGGATGGGCTTCTGCACATGCGGGAGCAGAGCTTCGAGCTGTGGGAAGACCGATTCGGCAGACATCGCGGACCTTCATGAGCTGGCAGGGGTGACCATCAAGCGTACCCCGGCGTTCAGCTCCCCAGCGCCGACCTCACTTTCGCGCGGGACGCCTCGGCCCACACCTCGGGCAGTTCCCGCTCGCGGTCCTTGCCCGCCGCCTCCT from the Streptomyces venezuelae genome contains:
- a CDS encoding TIGR03936 family radical SAM-associated protein, coding for MQRIRLRYTKRGRLRFTSHRDFQRAFERALRRAEVPMAYSAGFTPHPKVSYANAAPTGTGSEAEYLEIALTAPRDPDKLRELLDESMPAGLDIVDAVESRTSGLADRLTASVWELRLDGVEPAVAQRAAEQFTAAEKVEVQRRTKNGMRTFDAREAVVSLTVDDGPSAADTDRPSDKPCAILRLVVRHVTPAVRPDDVLSGLRAVADLAPPVPAAVTRLAQGLFDEETGTVTDPLAPDREADTAAPPTAAVPAAAKAPAPEGPR
- a CDS encoding GNAT family N-acetyltransferase, with product MPRLAPPSGLVHRSFIAAMEEFRAEGRGGPDDDTTLGATLREYGRRWRDPAVFEAYVAEVRAAEHPTAAHSVPVTTLWYVDGAAYLGRITVRHTIATRFLREYGGHIGYDVRPTARRRGHATDMLRACLPHAARLGLESVLVTCDTDNIGSRKVIEAAGGTFEDERSGKLRYWIRTGAARV
- a CDS encoding TIGR03960 family B12-binding radical SAM protein: MSAESVFPQLEALLPHVQKPIQYVGGELNSTVKPWESCDVRWALMYPDAYEVGLPNQGVMILYEVLNEREGVLAERTYSVWPDLEALMREHQVPQFTVDSHRPVGAFDVFGLSFSTELGYTNMLTALDLAGIPLEAKDRTVEDPIVLAGGHAAFNPEPIAEFIDAAIIGDGEQAVLDMTEIIRAWKAEGRPGGREEVLFRLARTGSVYIPAFYDVEYLPDGRIGRVVPNRSGVPWRVSKHTVMDLDEWPYPKQPLVPLAETVHERMSVEIFRGCTRGCRFCQAGMITRPVRERSITGIGDMVDKGLKATGFEEVGLLSLSSADHSEIAEVAKGLADRYEEDKIGLSLPSTRVDAFNVDLANELTRNGRRSGLTFAPEGGSERMRKVINKMVSEEDLIRTVSTAYGNGWRQVKLYFMCGLPTETDDDVLQIADMATKVIQKGREVSGSNDIRCTVSIGGFVPKPHTPFQWAPQLSSEETDARLEKLRDKIRGDKKYGRSIGFRYHDGKPGIVEGLLSRGDRRIGAVIRAVYEEGGRFDGWREHFSYERWMRCAEKTLPEMGVDVDWYTTRERTYEEVLPWDHLDSGLDKDWLWEDWQDSLDETEVEDCRWTPCFDCGVCPQMDTHIQIGPTGKKLLPLTVVK